In Rissa tridactyla isolate bRisTri1 chromosome 8, bRisTri1.patW.cur.20221130, whole genome shotgun sequence, one genomic interval encodes:
- the TYW3 gene encoding tRNA wybutosine-synthesizing protein 3 homolog isoform X1 — MHSLLHCLSRRQVCLTRLPPTTDADDVAGAGDGIAQMAGTRCSSIGKRLERGEGDTLEKGTWAQGGGLRGAHSQPAHRPAEPTPVRQCGTAAPCSRAAELTSVSSVSAPLTSRPRQTLNKLPQMTALEKATGDVVLKFEPFVLHVLCQELQDAQLLHSVAIDSGFRNSGITVGRGGKIMMAVRSTHCLEVPLSHKGKLMVSEEYIEFLIHVANQKMEENIRRIDRFYTHLESALKTAASADHSPREETGKSRSVYTRRRKRKTIQERDVDASPKDCNEELEPEDDSESNLDIFAEITI, encoded by the exons ATGCATTCTCTGTTACACTGCTTGTCTCGGAGACAAGTCTGTCTAACTCGGCTGCCACCCACAACGGACGCCGATGATGTTGCTGGAGCAGGAGACGGAATTGCTCAGATGGCTGGGACAAGGTGCTCGAGCATAGGAAAGCGTCTGGAAAGGGGTGAGGGAGACACGCTGGAAAAGGGAACATGGGCGCAGGGCGGGGGCCTCCGGGGTGCACACAGCCAGCCAGCACACCGACCTGCAGAGCCCACCCCGGTACGGCAGTGTGGGACTGCGGCACCCTGCTCTCGGGCAGCTGAACTCACCTCGGTGAGCTCTGTGTCAGCACCGCTCACTTCCAGGCCCCGGCAAACGCTAAATAAGTTACCTCAG ATGACAGCACTAGAGAAAGCCACTGGTGACGTTGTGCTCAAGTTTGAACCATTTGTTCTTCATGTGCTATGTCAAGAGCTGCAAGATGCACAGCTTCTG CATTCAGTGGCTATCGACTCTGGATTCAGGAACTCTGGTATTACAGtcggcagaggaggaaaaattatGATG GCTGTCCGGAGCACGCATTGCTTAGAAGTTCCGTTGAGCCACAAGGGGAAATTGATGGTCTCCGAAGAATATATTGAATTTCTGATACATGTAGCTaatcagaaaatggaagaaaacataagGAGGATTGACAG ATTCTACACACACTTGGAGTCAGCTTTGAAAACTGCCGCCAGCGCAGACCACTCTCCCCGTGAGGAGACAGGGAAGAGTCGCTCTGTGTACACTcgcagaagaaagaggaagaccaTTCAAGAACGAGACGTAGACGCCTCTCCAAAGGATTGCAATGAGGAATTGGAGCCGGAGGATGATTCAGAAAGCAATCTggatatttttgctgaaatcacaaTATAG
- the TYW3 gene encoding tRNA wybutosine-synthesizing protein 3 homolog isoform X2, producing MAAFPQHKAQRLGRADGSRKGGLDERAAGVVHLLNGRTQFCTTSSCSGRLVLAQGPPADISSGGIPKKSCTWLMVTHELCSKGDVMTALEKATGDVVLKFEPFVLHVLCQELQDAQLLHSVAIDSGFRNSGITVGRGGKIMMAVRSTHCLEVPLSHKGKLMVSEEYIEFLIHVANQKMEENIRRIDRFYTHLESALKTAASADHSPREETGKSRSVYTRRRKRKTIQERDVDASPKDCNEELEPEDDSESNLDIFAEITI from the exons ATGGCGGCCTTCCCTCAGCACAAGGCCCAGCGGCTGGGGCGGGCggacggcagcaggaaaggcgGCCTGGACGAAAGGGCGGCTGGCGTCGTGCACCTTTTGAACGGGCGGACACAGTTTTGcaccaccagctcctgctccGGCCGCCTGGTCCTGGCGCAGGGCCCCCCCGCG GATATAAGCAGCGGGGGGATCCCGAAGAAAAGCTGTACGTGGCTCATGGTAACGCACGAGTTGTGTAGCAAAGGTGATGTG ATGACAGCACTAGAGAAAGCCACTGGTGACGTTGTGCTCAAGTTTGAACCATTTGTTCTTCATGTGCTATGTCAAGAGCTGCAAGATGCACAGCTTCTG CATTCAGTGGCTATCGACTCTGGATTCAGGAACTCTGGTATTACAGtcggcagaggaggaaaaattatGATG GCTGTCCGGAGCACGCATTGCTTAGAAGTTCCGTTGAGCCACAAGGGGAAATTGATGGTCTCCGAAGAATATATTGAATTTCTGATACATGTAGCTaatcagaaaatggaagaaaacataagGAGGATTGACAG ATTCTACACACACTTGGAGTCAGCTTTGAAAACTGCCGCCAGCGCAGACCACTCTCCCCGTGAGGAGACAGGGAAGAGTCGCTCTGTGTACACTcgcagaagaaagaggaagaccaTTCAAGAACGAGACGTAGACGCCTCTCCAAAGGATTGCAATGAGGAATTGGAGCCGGAGGATGATTCAGAAAGCAATCTggatatttttgctgaaatcacaaTATAG